CGTCTGCCTTGTAGGCTTCCACTGTGGCAAAATTCATGAAGTCTAATACTTTAACATTCATTACATCTTGAACAATTTCTGCAATCCTGTAGTCCGTTGAGGTTTTCTTCCACTTTTTCTTCGTTAAGAAGAACCATAGTTCGTTCTCATCTATAGTGTCATAGCCCAGTAGATGAAATTCCTCCAGCTTGCTCTTCAGCGCTGGCTTCACTTGATGGCGAAAATGATCATACAAATGCTCAGATGGCATCTTTCAAACAGCTCCTTTAACATGATGGTCCTTTTCCTCTTATCATAAACCTCTTACGTTTTTCATGATGAAAGGCAATAGTTCCTTTTCGATCCAATCTCTGCTTCTTTTCAAATTCCTTTATATACTTGTCATGCTTTGTCCACATGAATGCATATAGTTAATTGTATAGCATTATTCGTTATTTGAGAAGGCAGGGAAATAGAATGTCTAAGTTTTTGAAAGGCACCATTATACTGCTAGCAGCAGGACTGATCACTAGAGTTTTAGGTTTTATCAATCGCATCGTTATTGCCCGATTTATAGGGGAAGATGGAGTCGGGCTGTACATGATGGTATATCCCACACTCATTTTAGTCGTGACCATCACTCAACTTGGACTGCCTGTCGCCATTTCAAAAAACGTGGCAGAAGCATATGCGGAAGGGAATCAGCGCAAAGTCAAATCCATACTTGTCGTTTCTTTATCAACGACACTTGGACTTGCATTGGTTTTTACACCGCTTTTATATTTGCTTGCTCCATATTTGGCTGAAACATTATTTAATGACAGAAGAACACTAGTGCCAATGATGGCCATCGCACCGATTATTCCTGTCATCGCTGTCTCTTCTGTTCTAAGAGGATATTTCCAAGGGAAACAAACGATGAAGCCGGCAGCTGTTTCACAGGTAATTGAACAAGTTATCCGCATCACGTTAATAGCTGTTCTTACGAAAGCATTCTTGCCTATGGGAATTGAATATGCTGCTACAGGAGCGATGCTCGCTGGGGTTATTGGAGAATTGGCTTCTCTTCTTTACTTGCTCGCCTCTTTCAAATGGAAAAAGAGCTTTTCCCTTCGAAACAAATTCTTGCAGTATATAGTGAAAGGGAAAACCACCTTTAACGAGCTTATGCAAATTGCCCTTCCTACTACAGGAAGCAGAATGATTGGGAGTATTGCATGGTTTTTAGAGCCTATTGTGGTGGCGCAAAGCTTGGCTATCGCTGGGCTTACTGCCGTCAATGCTACGAAGCAATACGGAGTGTTAACAGGATTTGCACTGCCTCTTTTGATGCTTCCTTCGTTTTTCACACAATCACTGTCCACATCGCTTGTTCCTGCCATAAGTGAAGCCAATGCTAGCAATCAAAAGCAAACGATAGATTATTTGCTGCAGCAAGCGTTAAGGTTCACGTTCATGACAGGCGGACTTGCTGTGATTGTGCTGTATGCATTGGCAGAGCCTTTAATGACCGTCATGTATGGCAGCACAAAGGGGACAACCTTTATTTTGCTGATGGCACCATTTTTTATCTTGAACTACTATCAAGGACCGCTTCAAGCAGCACTGCAGGCGCTTAACTTGGCAAGGGCTGCGATGATAAACAGTTTTATCGGAGCAGCTGTGAAAACAGCCGTTATTCTCCTTCTTGCCAGCAGGCCGGAGTTCGGTATTTACGGGGTAGCCATTGCTTTAATAGTCGGCTTTGTTCTCACAACATTGCTTCATTTCGCTACTATAACTAAATCTATAGGATTTTCTATTTATGTAAAAGATTACGCCAAAATGCTTGCTGTCATCTTTATTTCCGGCTATGCTGGAGCATTTCTGGCTAACTTAAGCTGGATAGACAGCCTTGTGTTAATGGTGGCAGCAGATACAATTATCATTAGCTTGTTGTACCTGATTTTGCTTTTTGTTTTTAAGCTCATTAAAAAAGAAGATATTAGACGGATTCCGTGGATCGGTCCCATATTGACAGGAAAATGAGGATAGAGTCTTGACTCTGCCTCATTTTTCGTCAAAATAATCAATATAAAATTTATCATCCTGGAAACTGCAGAAGGATATCTTATCTATCTTTAGATGCCCCTGTTTCTTCAGCTCCTGCTGTAACCAGCCATGACTTTTTCCAATTTCTTTAAGACTTGCCTCTTGAATGACCCCATCGATTATTAAAGGAATGGTAACGCCTGATTTGTTCGGCTCCTTTTCGAAAACAGACAGCTTTCCAGACGTTTCTAATATCGCAAATTCAACATCAGCAACATTACGAACATCCTTCTCGCGAAGCTGCAGGAGTAAATCGTCCATATTGTAGCGCTGGGAACGCATTGCTTTTTCATCAATTTTCCCTTTATTGATAATGATGGTTGGTTTCCCGTCAATCAAATCTCTAATTTTTTTACTTTTAAGGGAAAGAGCTGCCAGACCAATCTGAATCAGAAGCAGAATAAATATTGGCAAAATAGTAGGAACAAGCTCTGTTTTAATATCTTCAATCGCTGCAACAGCAATTTCTGCAATCATAATATATACAACTAAGTCAAGAATGCTTAACTCCCCTATTTCCCGTTTACCCATCATGCGGAAAACGAGAACGATGATGGCATAAAGCAATAGAGTCCTCAGCAGAATGACAATATACTCCTCCATTATATTCCCTCCCAAAAGTATTTCTTTTCGAATAAACAACCTTTTTAGTTTCTTCTCGCCGATGATTTTTATGCGAAGTAATCAAATTCATGATTCTATTTAGGACAGTTGGCGAATATGCTTGTACTAGTATGAAACTCCAAGATTGTCTCATTAAAAAAGAAAATGGTTGAAAGGAGAGGTTCAAGATCGAAGAAAGCAAAAATGTCGGCAGTGCTGTATTATATGGCCTGATAGCGATCTTTACCCTATTTATTACAAGCAGCATTGTCTTTTCCTTGCTGCTGAGATTCACTTCCCTTCAGGAAGCATCCTTGCAATACATAATCACTGCTGTGTCGTTTATTACTTTGTTTGCAGGAGGGTTTATATCTGGTGGGAAAGGTAAGCAAAAGGGCTGGTTTCTCGGGGGGATAACAGGCTTGATTTATTTCCTGATAGTGTTCTTGTTCAGCTTTTTAGGCTTGGATCAGCTCTTTACTTTCGAGCAGTTCATTTACCATGTTTGCTATACGCTGATCGCGATGATGGGCGGCATATTAGGAGTTAATCTTTCGAAATCTTAATGGAGAATAACTTTACATTAAAAAAAGCTGGCAGCAAAACTTGCTTCCAGCTATTTGTATTATGCTTTGTCCAGGACAGTGCTGGAAGATTCCAGAACTTCACGAACTGCATTGCGGTCAAAAGTCAGACGGCTTCCGTCTGGAGACTTAAGAACAACAGTGCCTTCATCGATTGCATCGACTGTGCCATGAAGTCCGCCAATCGTGACAATCTTGTCCCCTTTTTTCAAATCACTCTGCATTTGCCTTACCGCTTTTTGACGCTTTTGCTGCGGACGGATAAGCAAAAAGTAGAATAGAACAAACATTAAAATAAATGGTAGTAGCCCCATAATGTTTTGCATTCATTTCCCCTCCTTTCAAATTCTCTATTTAAAAGTTTCTAGCATTTGGCTTATTGAAGCCGTAGCGCTCGAAAAACTCTTCTTTGAAGTCCCCCAATCGATCTTCACGAATCGCTTGTCTGACATTCTCCATTAAGTTTAACAGAAAATAGAGATTATGGTAAGATGTAAGTCTTATTCCGAAAGTTTCATCACATCTGATTAAATGACGGATGTAAGCTCGGCTGTAGTTTTTGCATGTATAGCAGTCGCATTCCGGGTCAAGCGGCCCGAAATCTCTAGCATATTTTGCGTTTTTCACTACAAGTCTGCCCTCGCTTGTCATGCATGTGCCGTTGCGGGCAATGCGTGTCGGAAGAACACAGTCAAACATATCAATCCCTCTGATTGCCCCATCTATTAAGGAATCAGGTGAACCAACACCCATTAAGTAACGCGGCTTATTATCCGGCATTAATGGTGTTGTGAACTCAAGCACTCGGTTCATAACATCCTTCGGCTCGCCGACAGAAAGGCCGCCGACTGCATAGCCTGGGAAGTCTAAAGATACAAGATCTCTTGCACTCTGTTTGCGCAGCTCTTCATATTCTCCACCTTGGATGATTCCGAACAAGCCTTGGTCCTCTGGTCTGCCATGTGCTTTCAAACAACGCTCAGCCCATCTTGATGTACGCTCTACCGATGCTTTCATATAGTCATACTCTGCAGGATATGGCGGACATTCATCAAATGCCATCATAATGTCTGAACCTAACGCATTTTGGATTTCCATCGCTTTTTCAGGTGAAAGGAACAGCTTATCTCCATTTAGGTGATTTCTAAAATGAACTCCCTCTTCCTCAATTTTGCGGAAATCACTTAATGAGAACACTTGGAAACCGCCTGAATCAGTCAAAATCGCTTTGTCCCAATTCATGAATTTGTGCAGGCCTCCCGCCTCTTTCACAATTTCATGACCAGGGCGGAGCCATAAATGATACGTATTGCTCAAGATAATATTTGCACCCATAGTCTTCAAGTCTTCTGGCGCCATCGTTTTTACTGTCGCCAATGTACCGACAGGCATAAATGTAGGAGTTTCAAAGGAACCGTGCGGAGTGTGCACGATACCAAGCCTTGCTCCTGTTTGTTTACACGTCTTAATTAATTCATAACGTATTGCAGTCAATGTAAAATCTCCTTTATTTAAAAATCCACCAATAAGAATTTGCAGCTGCTGCTTTTTAGCGGATGAACATAGCATCTCCAAAGCTGAAGAAGCGGTAGTGTTCTTTAACAGCAGTCTCATATGCATGAAGAATATGTTCCCTGCCGGCAAGTGCGCTTACTAGCATGATAAGCGTCGATTTTGGCAAATGGAAATTAGTGATCATGCCGTCAATCCCTTTGAACTCATATCCTGGGTATATAAAAATGCTTGTCCAGCCGCTGCTTTCCACAAATTGACCGTCATTTGCTGTGGCAATTGTCTCTAATGTGCGTGTGGAAGTTGTGCCGACAGACAAAATACGCCCGCCACTTTCCCGCACCTTATTTAGCAGCTTAGCGGTGCCTGCAGTAATCTGATAGAACTCTGCATGCATTTCATGTTTATCAATATCTTCCACATTCACTGGACGGAATGTGCCAAGACCAACATGCAATGTGATAAATGCAATATGAACTCCTTTTTGCTTAAGCTCCTCTAGCAGCTCCTCTGTGAAATGAAGGCCGGCAGTTGGTGCAGCAGCCGATCCTCTTTCCTTAGCATATACCGTTTGATATCTGTCTTGATCGTCCAGCGTTTCTTTTATGTATGGAGGCAGCGGCATTTCGCCAAGCTCATCGAGAATTTCGTAAAAGATTCCATCATAAACAAACTCAAGAATTCTGCCACCATGTTCAAGCTCTTCTTTACAAACAGCCCTCAGCTTACCGTCGCCAAAGGAGATAACTGTCCCCTTCTTAACACGCTTTGCAGGCTTCACTAATGTTTCCCATTGCTCTCCTTCTTGCTGTTTAAGAAGAAGGACCTCAATATGCGCACCTGTATCTTCCTTTTCTCCGTGCAGTCTTGCAGGCAATACTCTCGTGTCATTAAGAACAAGGCAATCTCCTGGGTTTATGTATTCAATAATATCCTTGAATGTACGGTGTTCTAAGCTTCCTGTTTCCTTATCTACCACCATTAGCCTGCTGCTAGTCCTATCCTTTAAAGGCACTTGTGCAATCAATTCTTCTGGCAGATGAAAATCAAATAAATCTACTTTCACTATACTTCACCTTTTCTCTTTTAAAAACTATTGTATTCAAACTGGAATCATGGCTATAATGAGCGTGCCATGATTCGTTATACTTCTTTGGTAATATTTAAATGCTCATAGGCTAAATCGGTAACGACACGGCCTCGAGGTGTCCGCTGCAGAAAACCAATCTGCAGTAAATACGGTTCATACACATCCTCAATCGTGTGCGCCTCTTCCCCGATCGTCGCTGCAATTGTCTCTAAACCGACAGGACCGCCTCTAAATTTATGAATCATACCTATTAATAATTTATGGTCAATATGGTCTAAACCTAAACGGTCGACTTGCAAAAGTTCTAAAGAATCATGGGCAAGTTTTTCCGTAATACTTCCATCACCTTTTACTTGAGCAAAGTCTCTGACCCTTCTCAGCAATCGGTTTGCAATCCTCGGTGTTCCTCTCGACCTTCGCGCGATTTCCCATGCAGCCCCGTCATGTATATCTACTTGGAGCACTTGTGCCGTACGAACGACAATACTTTTCAGCTGTTCCTCTTGATAATACTCAAGCCTGCTCAAGACGCCGAAACGGTCTCGCAGCGGCGCAGATACGGAGCCAGCTCTTGTCGTTGCACCAACTAGTGTAAACGGCGGCAGATCAAGGCGCACAGATCTTGCACTAGGCCCTTTTCCAATCACAATATCGAGGCAGTAATCTTCCATGGCTGGATAAAGTACCTCTTCGATAGCTCGGGGAAGCCGATGTATTTCATCAATAAAAAGAACATCTCCAGGCTCAAGGGCGGTGAGGATGGCGGCCAAATCACCCGGCCTTTCAATTGCCGGTCCGGCAGTCGTCCTGATATTAACGCCCATTTCATTAGCGATAATTGTTGCCAATGTTGTTTTTCCTAAGCCTGGCGGTCCATATAAAAGGACATGGTCAAGGGCTTCTTCCCTAAATTTAGCAGCTTTAATAAACACTTCCAAATTATCTTTGACTTTATCCTGACCGATATACTCTTTTAATTGAAGGGGACGCAAACTTTGTTCAAAGGAAACTTCTAATGAATCGGCTTCTCCAGATACGATGCGATCATCCAACATATTCCACTCCTCTCCTTAAAAGATATCTCCGATTACTTAAGCAGCAGCTTTAACGCCAGTTTGATATATTCGTCTGTTGTAAGCTGTTCTTTTTTCAATTGTGGTATAACTCTTTTAACCTCTCTGTCCGTGTATCCGAGCGCAGACAATGCAAGCAGTGCTTCATCAAGAAGAGACTCGCCAGCTTTTTTCTGTTCCACTTCTTCCACATTGAACAAGTCTGGAAAGAAATCCGGCATGATATCTGACAGCTTCCCTTTTAAGTCAAGAATCATTTGTCTTGCTGTCTTTTTGCCGACACCAGGAAACTTCACAAGAAATGCCTCATCCTCATTTTCAATAGCAGAAATTACTTGATCCGGCTGTCCTGAAGCCAGAATAGCAAGAGCGCCCTTTGGTCCGATACCAGAAACATTAAGCAGCTTTATAAATAATGTCTTTTCATCCTTTGACCGGAAACCATATAAGCTTATAATATCTTCTCTTACATAATGATACGTATAAACAGTGATTTTCTGGTTTGATAAGGAAGAAAAAGAGAATGGGTTCGGAGTCTTAATTTGATAACCGATTTCATTATTTTCAACCACTATGTATTCAGGTCCAATATACTCTATTTTCCCTTTAATATATTCGTACAAATCCTTTTCGCTCCCTTATTAAAGCTATAAAGACTATTTTAGCATACAATAAAGAAAAACTACCATATAAGATATTTTCGTAAAATTCCAAAAAAATAGCTTTTATAAAACACAAAAAAACCACTTTTAAAAATAATGGTTTTAAAGGCTCCTAATAAGACTTTTTAGGCAATCGAAAGTTTCCCCATTCTTTCGATTAGCCTGTTTGACTATCCATTGTTAATTTGCTTGATTGTTTGTATCAAGATTTTTAAATGTCTCAAGCACTTCCACATAGCGGTTTTTATTCTTAATCGGAATCCCATTTTGCAGATTTTTTTGCTGCTTTGATTCCAGCTTCTCCAAATCTATTTGGAAGAAGGATTGAATAATATTCGACTTATTCGGCTTACCATTATAAACGCCTAAAACGCCTTCTGCTGATACTCCGAAATAGCCATTCGCTTTAAGCAATGGAGAAATATCGTCCATTTCCTGTCTAAAGACAAATTGGTGACTATCCATATTCACCAGCTGCCAATTCTCATATTTAGACCAGAAATCTTCCATCGACCATATTGTTTCCTCTACACACTCTTCACTAACTTCCCCGTCCAAATATACTCTCTGCAACATAACAGAAAACTTCTTCGGAGACTGTGCATGAGCTCCATTTCCCCACCCGGGAGATGCAGATAATAGAATGATAAGAAGAATAGAGAACAATAAAAGGAATCTGGTTTTCATTATGAACCACCTCTTTAACTTACTAGAACAAACTTAAATTCCCTATTAGTCTCACCATATTATCTAAAAACATGCGAATAAATTTTTTACAAAATAACAAACTTTAAAAATGCTTTCTTACCTCGGTTTTCTCTAAGGTTTTTTGCAGCCCCTCCCACAGCGGGATTTTTGCTTCCCAGCCTAATAGTTCTTTTGCTTTATGAGTCGATACAGGGCAAGTGGAAACTAATGTCTCCTCTTCTCTATCATAAACCGGCTCTAACTTTCCAACCGTCTCACTTACACAAACCGCCGCTTCTTCCAAACTGTGCATAGAGTCTGCTGCAATATTTATGACCTGATTATCTCCATTAGTTAAAGCAGCTAAAATAGCATCGACAGCATCATCGATATAAAGAAAGTTTCGCAGTTCTTGTCCTGTTCCATTGATAAGGGGTGCATGTCCATCTATTGCTCTCTCGATATTTTCTGCTATATATCCGCCATTATCTATTCCATATATATCAGCGAACCTTAAAATAGAAAAGTCCAAGCCGTAAAGCTTGTGATAATGCATGACATATTTCTCTTCCACTTTTTTCGAAAGGCCTTCAAAAAGAATAGGGTCTAAAAATGAATCTTCCACAGCCACATCTGATTGATTGCCATAAACAGAGATCGTACTAGGAAAAATCACCTTTTTCACTTTAGCTTCCGCACAAGCTTCGAGTACATGCATCGTTGTGTGAATATTCTCTTCCGACTGGTCGAAGGAGTCTTTTATTTTATTTGATGTGATAGGTTCACTTTTGAAATGTAGTGCAACTTCTACCTTTTCCTTTTGTAAAATAGGTGTTAAAAGCTCCTTATCAAGCGCTGTATGATAATAAGTAATATTACTGTGGAACGGAGATGTGAACTTCCATTCACAGTTATCGGCAATTACTACATCTATCCCCTTTTTTATAAGCTTCATGATCACTTCAAATGCCATGCTATTGCTGGCTCCCCCAGTCACAAGTACCTTCACGATTTGTCCCTCCACCTTACGTTCTTCAATTGTTCTCTATAACGAATGTTTCTTTCATTATAAAGCAAACATTTCATTATGGAAAGGAAAATCTTTGTATTTTTTCATTATATCGAACAATTATAAGATTCAATTGCCTCTTTTGCCTGTAAAATGTTATTAATTAAGAACATTTATTAATAAATCTCACTTTCACAAAAAAAGCTGACTTTAAAAGAAACTTCTTTTAAAATCAGCTTTTTATTTATAAATTGCTTGTTGGATCTGCTTTTTTAATAATATTACGTTTATTCCTGTCTATCGTTTTTTCAGGAAGACGTTTGCGAATTCCTTTATTAATACTATCTATATTAAGAAAAATCCCTTTATCTGTTACAATGGATGTTTCTTTTCCCTTTATATAACTGCCTATATTTTTTCTGACATCTGCTTTAGTAGTAGTGATTGTTTTTCTGTTATTTACTTCTAATGCCACTAACACATTATCATTATAAACAACAGTTCGAACATCTTTTACATTTTTTACTTTTAAGGCAGCATTGTTAATCTTGTCTGCAAGTTCTGTATTGTAGCTTTCCTCGTTATTGCCAAGCGATGTTTGATCATTTATATTGCTCGCATTAGCACGGTTTTGCTGCCCTTCTAATCCAAAGGTGTGGTCCATTGCCTCTGTCAAAGGTCCGTCATTATCTTGATTGCCTAACACCCTTGCATTCCCTGTACTCTCCTGTTCAT
This DNA window, taken from Niallia sp. Man26, encodes the following:
- a CDS encoding post-transcriptional regulator — its product is MPSEHLYDHFRHQVKPALKSKLEEFHLLGYDTIDENELWFFLTKKKWKKTSTDYRIAEIVQDVMNVKVLDFMNFATVEAYKADDYFSVLSEEEKKELLK
- the spoVB gene encoding stage V sporulation protein B, whose protein sequence is MSKFLKGTIILLAAGLITRVLGFINRIVIARFIGEDGVGLYMMVYPTLILVVTITQLGLPVAISKNVAEAYAEGNQRKVKSILVVSLSTTLGLALVFTPLLYLLAPYLAETLFNDRRTLVPMMAIAPIIPVIAVSSVLRGYFQGKQTMKPAAVSQVIEQVIRITLIAVLTKAFLPMGIEYAATGAMLAGVIGELASLLYLLASFKWKKSFSLRNKFLQYIVKGKTTFNELMQIALPTTGSRMIGSIAWFLEPIVVAQSLAIAGLTAVNATKQYGVLTGFALPLLMLPSFFTQSLSTSLVPAISEANASNQKQTIDYLLQQALRFTFMTGGLAVIVLYALAEPLMTVMYGSTKGTTFILLMAPFFILNYYQGPLQAALQALNLARAAMINSFIGAAVKTAVILLLASRPEFGIYGVAIALIVGFVLTTLLHFATITKSIGFSIYVKDYAKMLAVIFISGYAGAFLANLSWIDSLVLMVAADTIIISLLYLILLFVFKLIKKEDIRRIPWIGPILTGK
- a CDS encoding DUF421 domain-containing protein produces the protein MEEYIVILLRTLLLYAIIVLVFRMMGKREIGELSILDLVVYIMIAEIAVAAIEDIKTELVPTILPIFILLLIQIGLAALSLKSKKIRDLIDGKPTIIINKGKIDEKAMRSQRYNMDDLLLQLREKDVRNVADVEFAILETSGKLSVFEKEPNKSGVTIPLIIDGVIQEASLKEIGKSHGWLQQELKKQGHLKIDKISFCSFQDDKFYIDYFDEK
- a CDS encoding TIGR04086 family membrane protein → MEESKNVGSAVLYGLIAIFTLFITSSIVFSLLLRFTSLQEASLQYIITAVSFITLFAGGFISGGKGKQKGWFLGGITGLIYFLIVFLFSFLGLDQLFTFEQFIYHVCYTLIAMMGGILGVNLSKS
- the yajC gene encoding preprotein translocase subunit YajC, whose product is MQNIMGLLPFILMFVLFYFLLIRPQQKRQKAVRQMQSDLKKGDKIVTIGGLHGTVDAIDEGTVVLKSPDGSRLTFDRNAVREVLESSSTVLDKA
- the tgt gene encoding tRNA guanosine(34) transglycosylase Tgt, whose product is MTAIRYELIKTCKQTGARLGIVHTPHGSFETPTFMPVGTLATVKTMAPEDLKTMGANIILSNTYHLWLRPGHEIVKEAGGLHKFMNWDKAILTDSGGFQVFSLSDFRKIEEEGVHFRNHLNGDKLFLSPEKAMEIQNALGSDIMMAFDECPPYPAEYDYMKASVERTSRWAERCLKAHGRPEDQGLFGIIQGGEYEELRKQSARDLVSLDFPGYAVGGLSVGEPKDVMNRVLEFTTPLMPDNKPRYLMGVGSPDSLIDGAIRGIDMFDCVLPTRIARNGTCMTSEGRLVVKNAKYARDFGPLDPECDCYTCKNYSRAYIRHLIRCDETFGIRLTSYHNLYFLLNLMENVRQAIREDRLGDFKEEFFERYGFNKPNARNF
- the queA gene encoding tRNA preQ1(34) S-adenosylmethionine ribosyltransferase-isomerase QueA codes for the protein MKVDLFDFHLPEELIAQVPLKDRTSSRLMVVDKETGSLEHRTFKDIIEYINPGDCLVLNDTRVLPARLHGEKEDTGAHIEVLLLKQQEGEQWETLVKPAKRVKKGTVISFGDGKLRAVCKEELEHGGRILEFVYDGIFYEILDELGEMPLPPYIKETLDDQDRYQTVYAKERGSAAAPTAGLHFTEELLEELKQKGVHIAFITLHVGLGTFRPVNVEDIDKHEMHAEFYQITAGTAKLLNKVRESGGRILSVGTTSTRTLETIATANDGQFVESSGWTSIFIYPGYEFKGIDGMITNFHLPKSTLIMLVSALAGREHILHAYETAVKEHYRFFSFGDAMFIR
- the ruvB gene encoding Holliday junction branch migration DNA helicase RuvB, with the translated sequence MDDRIVSGEADSLEVSFEQSLRPLQLKEYIGQDKVKDNLEVFIKAAKFREEALDHVLLYGPPGLGKTTLATIIANEMGVNIRTTAGPAIERPGDLAAILTALEPGDVLFIDEIHRLPRAIEEVLYPAMEDYCLDIVIGKGPSARSVRLDLPPFTLVGATTRAGSVSAPLRDRFGVLSRLEYYQEEQLKSIVVRTAQVLQVDIHDGAAWEIARRSRGTPRIANRLLRRVRDFAQVKGDGSITEKLAHDSLELLQVDRLGLDHIDHKLLIGMIHKFRGGPVGLETIAATIGEEAHTIEDVYEPYLLQIGFLQRTPRGRVVTDLAYEHLNITKEV
- the ruvA gene encoding Holliday junction branch migration protein RuvA, yielding MYEYIKGKIEYIGPEYIVVENNEIGYQIKTPNPFSFSSLSNQKITVYTYHYVREDIISLYGFRSKDEKTLFIKLLNVSGIGPKGALAILASGQPDQVISAIENEDEAFLVKFPGVGKKTARQMILDLKGKLSDIMPDFFPDLFNVEEVEQKKAGESLLDEALLALSALGYTDREVKRVIPQLKKEQLTTDEYIKLALKLLLK
- a CDS encoding intercompartmental signaling factor BofC, with translation MKTRFLLLFSILLIILLSASPGWGNGAHAQSPKKFSVMLQRVYLDGEVSEECVEETIWSMEDFWSKYENWQLVNMDSHQFVFRQEMDDISPLLKANGYFGVSAEGVLGVYNGKPNKSNIIQSFFQIDLEKLESKQQKNLQNGIPIKNKNRYVEVLETFKNLDTNNQAN
- a CDS encoding NAD-dependent epimerase/dehydratase family protein; its protein translation is MKVLVTGGASNSMAFEVIMKLIKKGIDVVIADNCEWKFTSPFHSNITYYHTALDKELLTPILQKEKVEVALHFKSEPITSNKIKDSFDQSEENIHTTMHVLEACAEAKVKKVIFPSTISVYGNQSDVAVEDSFLDPILFEGLSKKVEEKYVMHYHKLYGLDFSILRFADIYGIDNGGYIAENIERAIDGHAPLINGTGQELRNFLYIDDAVDAILAALTNGDNQVINIAADSMHSLEEAAVCVSETVGKLEPVYDREEETLVSTCPVSTHKAKELLGWEAKIPLWEGLQKTLEKTEVRKHF
- a CDS encoding YhcN/YlaJ family sporulation lipoprotein; this encodes MKWMKAAAPFTLSLMLLTGCANTDQDLNNSENDIPLGYYSNERHEQESTGNARVLGNQDNDGPLTEAMDHTFGLEGQQNRANASNINDQTSLGNNEESYNTELADKINNAALKVKNVKDVRTVVYNDNVLVALEVNNRKTITTTKADVRKNIGSYIKGKETSIVTDKGIFLNIDSINKGIRKRLPEKTIDRNKRNIIKKADPTSNL